The Williamsia sp. DF01-3 genome has a window encoding:
- a CDS encoding site-specific integrase, with the protein MDGVPGFVPRLLRDGEVGLFRAEDRVFEAMVEGWRAQMLARGLTRATIDGRCGVLRRFQEFAGTFPWSWRPVDLDDYMAGRRSGEKPVSWTTLRSDSNAIAMFCAYVSSSSYGWGALCQRVFDDVPAQIAFEWNTPRHTCEDAVPAGRRAFTATELQRLFDDVDDRVDREFAAGSKRWLPLLRDSIAFKVCYAFGLRRREVAMLDVQDFGPNPHVPAYGDFGAVTVRWAKGTTGSGPRRRTVLTVPEFDWVVDLLRFWITERGRRHFATADRSAALWPSERAERIRVGSLSDAFAAAREGAGLPKELGLHCLRHSYVTHLIEAGYDPAFVQTQVGHAYASVTGLYTSVGNDFKQKTIQHMIASRLDGHGRKQDGDADG; encoded by the coding sequence GTGGACGGTGTCCCGGGATTCGTTCCGCGGTTGTTGCGCGACGGTGAGGTCGGCCTGTTCCGTGCCGAGGACCGCGTGTTTGAAGCAATGGTCGAGGGTTGGCGGGCGCAGATGCTGGCGCGTGGGCTGACGAGAGCAACGATCGACGGGCGCTGCGGGGTGCTGCGCCGGTTCCAGGAGTTCGCCGGGACGTTCCCGTGGTCGTGGAGGCCGGTCGATCTGGATGACTACATGGCTGGGCGGCGCTCGGGTGAGAAGCCGGTGAGCTGGACGACGCTGCGTTCGGACAGCAATGCCATCGCGATGTTCTGTGCCTACGTCTCGAGCTCGAGTTACGGGTGGGGTGCGCTGTGCCAACGGGTCTTCGACGATGTTCCGGCGCAGATCGCGTTCGAGTGGAACACCCCGCGGCACACCTGCGAGGATGCTGTTCCGGCTGGCCGCCGGGCCTTCACGGCCACGGAGCTGCAGAGACTCTTTGATGACGTGGACGACCGGGTCGATCGTGAGTTCGCTGCTGGGAGTAAGCGCTGGCTTCCCCTGTTGCGGGACTCGATCGCGTTCAAGGTCTGCTACGCCTTTGGGCTTCGGCGTCGCGAGGTGGCGATGCTGGACGTGCAGGATTTCGGCCCCAACCCGCATGTGCCTGCGTACGGCGACTTCGGCGCGGTGACCGTCCGATGGGCCAAAGGCACCACCGGGTCGGGGCCGCGACGACGCACCGTGTTGACGGTCCCGGAGTTCGACTGGGTGGTTGACCTGCTCCGATTCTGGATCACCGAGCGTGGCCGGCGGCACTTCGCCACCGCTGACCGATCGGCGGCGCTATGGCCGAGCGAGCGCGCCGAGCGGATAAGAGTGGGTAGCTTGAGTGATGCCTTCGCTGCCGCCCGCGAGGGCGCCGGCTTGCCGAAAGAGCTCGGACTGCACTGCCTGCGACACTCCTACGTCACGCACTTGATCGAGGCCGGCTACGACCCGGCGTTCGTGCAGACTCAAGTCGGTCATGCCTATGCGTCGGTCACCGGGCTGTACACCTCGGTCGGCAACGATTTCAAACAGAAAACCATCCAGCACATGATCGCTTCGCGGCTGGACGGCCACGGCAGGAAGCAGGACGGAGACGCTGATGGCTGA
- a CDS encoding EAL domain-containing protein, with amino-acid sequence MAEDDRRAQSASHYTRITPSRGLTSVLALAAQVTGCPIALINVIDGTHQYTVAAHGFDTGIVVPLDMSACAGVIARGTPVVIPDAASPDADEIVADSLRRLGFRAYAGIPLLSRENLPVATLCVLDTTPHAAQDFDLVALQHCAVLAGEALDAARSLSSRIATDARTPRDHGDAALGIGEVAAAIDNGQIVPWYMPIVDLQTGELTAVEALARWLHPERRVLAADAFIPLVENTDLIIEFDLTMLARAVADLQRWRSERTDADHVGVAVNFSAHHFYRPDCADRIDKVTTAAGVAPGSVTLEITESVAVPTTALIDAHVIDDLRERGYLVVFDDIGGPWLPAEHLLAIGVNGLKADRTVGSSLHTPTGRAIARALTALTAELGQFLVIEGIETAEQAHQARVVGARYGQGYHWSPAQPADAFPMLSSARP; translated from the coding sequence ATGGCCGAAGACGACCGACGCGCGCAGTCGGCGTCGCACTACACGCGGATCACACCTTCTCGCGGACTCACTTCTGTGCTCGCACTCGCTGCGCAGGTGACCGGGTGCCCGATCGCGTTGATCAACGTGATCGACGGGACGCACCAATACACTGTGGCCGCTCACGGATTCGACACCGGGATCGTCGTTCCGCTGGACATGTCCGCGTGTGCCGGCGTGATCGCACGGGGCACACCGGTCGTCATTCCCGACGCAGCCAGCCCTGATGCTGACGAGATCGTCGCCGATTCATTGCGCCGCTTGGGGTTTCGAGCATACGCCGGCATTCCCCTGCTGAGCCGTGAGAATCTGCCCGTCGCCACACTGTGCGTCCTCGACACCACGCCGCACGCGGCACAGGACTTCGATCTGGTGGCACTGCAACATTGCGCAGTCTTGGCGGGTGAGGCCCTCGACGCGGCACGGTCACTGAGCAGTCGGATAGCCACCGACGCCCGGACACCCCGTGACCACGGCGATGCCGCGCTCGGCATCGGTGAGGTTGCCGCGGCGATCGACAACGGCCAGATCGTGCCGTGGTACATGCCGATCGTCGACCTGCAGACCGGCGAGCTGACGGCCGTCGAAGCGTTGGCCCGGTGGCTGCACCCTGAGCGCAGGGTACTGGCCGCCGACGCCTTCATCCCTCTGGTCGAGAACACCGATCTCATCATCGAGTTCGACCTGACCATGCTGGCCCGAGCAGTCGCCGATCTGCAGCGGTGGCGCAGCGAACGTACCGATGCCGACCACGTCGGCGTCGCCGTCAACTTCTCCGCCCACCACTTCTACCGTCCCGACTGCGCCGACCGGATCGACAAGGTGACCACAGCGGCCGGCGTGGCCCCCGGATCGGTCACCCTCGAGATCACCGAATCCGTCGCCGTACCCACCACGGCGCTCATCGATGCCCACGTGATCGATGATCTCCGGGAGCGCGGCTACCTCGTCGTCTTCGACGACATCGGTGGGCCGTGGCTACCTGCCGAACACCTGCTTGCGATCGGCGTCAACGGCCTCAAAGCCGACCGCACCGTCGGGTCGTCGCTACACACGCCGACCGGACGTGCGATCGCCCGCGCCTTGACCGCACTCACCGCCGAGCTCGGCCAGTTCCTGGTCATCGAGGGCATCGAGACCGCTGAACAGGCACACCAGGCGCGCGTCGTCGGGGCCCGCTATGGGCAGGGCTATCACTGGTCTCCCGCGCAGCCCGCAGACGCTTTCCCGATGCTCTCGAGTGCGCGGCCATAG
- a CDS encoding ANTAR domain-containing protein, protein MGTSSGLDGVLIERHVIAIAVGMLMQRCKLRRTDAARRLTQVATVSKVSLFDAASVLIDTHPRPLRPEYN, encoded by the coding sequence ATGGGCACCAGTAGTGGGCTCGACGGCGTATTGATCGAGCGGCACGTCATCGCAATCGCCGTCGGGATGCTGATGCAACGATGCAAGCTCAGACGCACTGATGCAGCGCGGCGACTGACGCAGGTCGCGACTGTGTCGAAGGTGTCGTTGTTCGATGCCGCGTCGGTCTTGATCGACACGCACCCGAGACCACTGCGGCCCGAATACAACTAA